The stretch of DNA GGCCCAAGGTACGATGGCTTCGTTCGCCAGCCGGATCGGCTCGAACAAATCGGGTGCGGTTTCGCATATCCGCGAACCCGCTCCCGCGTCTCATATCGGGACCCGCCCTGATCGCGCGGTCTTCGGTAGTGGCTGCCGGGTAGCAATCCCGACAGCTTCGATCGATGGCCGTAGCCGCATCAAGGCCGGTGGTTCACACGCTGTGACGACGCGAAACAGCTAAACAGTGAAGACACTGAACCAAGAGAGGCCATACGGACGCACATGTCTGTAGTCGAAATTGAAGACGGCGTATACGAATCCACCGCCGTGATCGACAACGGGAGCTTCGGCACCCGCACCATCCGCTTCGAAACCGGTCGGCTCGCCCAGCAGGCCGCCGGCTCCGCCGTCGCTTACCTCGACGACGAGACGATGCTGCTGTCGGCGACCACCGCCAGCAAGAACCCGAAGGACCACTTCGACTTCTTCCCGTTGACCGTCGACGTGGAGGAGCGCATGTACGCCGCGGGGCGCATCCCCGGCTCGTTCTTCCGTCGTGAGGGTCGTCCCTCCACCGACGCGATCCTGACCTGCCGGCTGATCGACCGCCCGCTGCGCCCATCGTTCGTCGATGGCCTGCGCAACGAGATCCAGGTCGTGGTCACGGTCATGTCGCTCGATCCCCAAGAGCTCTACGACGTGGTGGCGATCAACGCCGCGTCGATGTCCACCCAGCTGGCCGGTCTGCCCTTCTCGGGCCCGATCGGCGGTGTGCGGGTCTCGCTGATTGACGGCACCTGGGTCGCTTTCCCGACCGTCGAGCAGGGCGAAAAGGCCGTGTTCGACATGGTCGTCGCCGGGCGTGTGCTCGACGACGGTGACGTCGCGATCATGATGGTCGAGGCCGAGGCGACGGAGAACGTCGTCGAGCTGGTTGCCGGCGGTGCCCAGGCACCAACGGAAACTGTTGTGGCAGAAGGCCTGGAGGCCGCCAAGCCGTTCATCAAGGCGCTCTGTGCGGCGCAGCAGGAGCTCGCCGATCGTGCGGCCAAGCCGACCGGCGAGTACCCGGTCTTCCCCGATTACGGCGATGACGTGTACTACTCGGTCGCATCGGTGGCCACCGACGAGCTGTCCAAGGCGCTGACCATCGCGGGCAAGAACGAGCGCGATGACCGCACCAACGAGATCAAGGCCGAGGTGCTCGAGCGGCTGGCCGAACAGTTCGCGGGTCGCGAGAAGGAAATCGGCGGCGCATTCCGGTCGCTGACCAAAAAGCTTGTGCGCCAGCGCATCCTGACTGATCACTTCCGCATCGACGGCCGCGGCGTCACCGACATTCGCGCGCTCTCTGCCGAGGTGGCCGTCGTACCGCGGGCGCACGGCAGCGCGCTGTTCGAGCGTGGCGAGACCCAGATCCTCGGTGTCACCACGTTGGACATGGTCAAGATGGCTCAGCAGATCGACTCGCTCGGGCCGGAAACCAGCAAGCGCTACATGCACCACTACAACTTCCCGCCGTATTCGACCGGTGAGACCGGCCGCGTGGGTTCGCCCAAGCGGCGCGAGATCGGCCACGGCGCGCTTGCCGAGCGGGCGCTGATGCCGGTGCTGCCCGGCATCGAAGAATTCCCGTACGCGATCCGCCAGGTGTCGGAGGCGTTGAGCTCCAACGGATCCACGTCGATGGGTTCGGTGTGCGCGTCGACCCTGTCGTTGCTGAATGCCGGTGTGCCCCTCAAGGCGCCGGTGGCGGGCATCGCAATGGGCTTGGTGTCGGACGATGTCGAGGTTGACGGCAACACCGAGCGGCGCTTCGTCACCCTCACCGACATCCTCGGCGCCGAGGATGCGTTCGGTGACATGGACTTCAAGTGCGCAGGCACTAAGGACTTCGTCACCGCGCTGCAGTTGGACACCAAGCTCGACGGCATCCCGTCGCAGGTGCTGGCCGGTGCGCTGTCGCAGGCCAAGGATGCCCGGCTGACCATCCTCGAGGTGATGGCCGAGGCCATCGACAGCCCCGACGAGATGAGTCCGTACGCGCCGCGGATCACCACGATCAAGGTCCCGATCGACAAGATCGGCGAGGTCATCGGGCCCAAGGGCAAGATGATCAACTCGATCACCGAGGAGACCGGCGCGCAGATCTCGATCGAAGACGACGGCACGGTGTTCGTCGGCGCCTCGGACGGCGCCTCGGCGCAGGCAGCGATCGACAAGATCAACGCGATCGCCAACCCGCAGCTGCCCAAGATCGGTGAGCGGTTCCTCGGAACCGTGGTCAAGACAACCGATTTCGGTGCATTCGTGTCGTTGCTGCCGGGCCGCGACGGCCTGGTGCACATCTCGAAGCTCGGCAAGGGCAAGCGGATCGCCAAGGTCGAAGACGTGGTCAAGGTCGGCGACAAGCTGCGCGTGGAGATCGCCGACATCGACAACCGCGGCAAGATCTCGCTGATACTGGTCTCCGAAGAGGACACCGCCGAACCCGCCGACGAGGCACCCGCTGACGCACCCGTCGATGCCGCAACCGCCAGCAGCTAGGTCCCGGGCACTGCATCGCGGCGCCCGCGCTGACGAAACGTCGGACGCGGTGCGCTGCACCACCTTGCCCGGTGGCCTGCGTGTCGTCACGGAATTCATCCCGTCGGTGCATTCGGCATCGGTGGGCGTATGGGTTGGGGTCGGATCGCGCGATGAGGGACACAGCGTGGCAGGCGCCGCGCACTTCCTCGAGCACCTGCTGTTCAAGTCGACTCCTACCCGCACTGCAGTCGAAATCGCGCAAGCGGTCGACGCTGTCGGCGGTGAGCTGAACGCGTTCACCGCCAGAGAGCACACCTGCTACTACGCGCACGTGCTCGACACGGACCTCGCGTTGGCCGTCGATCTGGTTGCCGACGTGGTGCTGCGCGGCCGCTGCGCCGCAGAAGATGTCGAAGTCGAACGTGACGTCGTGCTCGAGGAAATCGCGATGCGCGACGACGATCCAGAGGACACGCTCGGCGATGTATTCCTTTCGGCGATGTTCGGCGAGCACCCAGTGGGCCGTCCGGTGATCGGCAGCGTCGAGTCCATCTCGGCGATGACGCGCGCGCAGCTGCATTCTTTCCACCTCCGGCGCTACATCCCTGAGCGGATGGTGGTGGCCGTTGCGGGCAACGTCGACCACAACGAGGTGGTTTCGCTGGTACGAGAACACTTCGGGCCGAGGCTGATTCGCGGCCGACACCCGGTGGCACCGCGCAAGGGCACCGGCCGGGTCACCGGCAAGCCGACCCTGCGGCTTGTCCACCGTGACGCAGAGCAGACGCATCTGATGCTCGGGGTGCGCACTCCGGGACGACACTGGGAGCACCGATGGGCGCTGTCGGTGCTCAACACCGCGCTCGGCGGCGGCCTGAGTTCCCGGCTGTTCCAAGAGATTCGGGAAACGCGTGGCCTGGCGTACTCGGTGTACTCGACCATCGACACGTTCTCCGACAGCGGCGCGCTATCGATTTACGCGGGGTGTCAGCCCGAGCGGTTCGATGAAGTCGTCCGGGTGACCGCCGACGTGCTGGAGAAGGTGGCGCGCGACGGCATCACCGAGGCGGAATGCCGCATCGCCAAGGGTTCCATGCGCGGTGGGCTGGTGCTCGGGCTGGAGGATTCCGGCTCGCGGATGAACCGCATCGGCCGCAGCGAGCTCAACTACGGCGAGCACCGCAGCATCGCGCATACCCTCGGCAAGATAGACGCTGTCACCCTGGCGGAAGTCAACGCCGTCGCACGCCAATTGCTGACCCGGCCCTACGGTGCCGCAGTCCTTGGCCCGCAACGATCGAAAAGGTCGCTGCCACAGCCGCTTCGGGGTATCGCACGCTGACCCGTAGTCTGGAGCCGATGACTGGAGTGTCTAGGCGGCGCGCGCTGATCGGCGGATTGACGTTCGCGACCGCAGCCGCATTCGCGACCAAACCCGCGGCGGCGGATCCGGCGGCGCCAACGCCGCGGATTCAGAATCGCATCGCAGCGCTGGAGCGACGCTACGACGCATACGTCGGCCTGTTCGCCGTTGACGTCGACGACGGCCGCGCCATCTCGCACCGCGGCCAGGAAGCGTTCGCCATGTGCTCGACGTTCAAGGGCTACGCGTCGGCACGGGTGCTCCAGATGGTCGAACAAGGTCAGCTGACGTTGGACCAGCGAGTGTTCGTCGACCCCGCAGCAACCGTCGCTAACTCGCCGAGGACGGCGCCGCGCGCCGGCGGCGACATGA from Mycobacterium sp. JS623 encodes:
- a CDS encoding M16 family metallopeptidase is translated as MPQPPAARSRALHRGARADETSDAVRCTTLPGGLRVVTEFIPSVHSASVGVWVGVGSRDEGHSVAGAAHFLEHLLFKSTPTRTAVEIAQAVDAVGGELNAFTAREHTCYYAHVLDTDLALAVDLVADVVLRGRCAAEDVEVERDVVLEEIAMRDDDPEDTLGDVFLSAMFGEHPVGRPVIGSVESISAMTRAQLHSFHLRRYIPERMVVAVAGNVDHNEVVSLVREHFGPRLIRGRHPVAPRKGTGRVTGKPTLRLVHRDAEQTHLMLGVRTPGRHWEHRWALSVLNTALGGGLSSRLFQEIRETRGLAYSVYSTIDTFSDSGALSIYAGCQPERFDEVVRVTADVLEKVARDGITEAECRIAKGSMRGGLVLGLEDSGSRMNRIGRSELNYGEHRSIAHTLGKIDAVTLAEVNAVARQLLTRPYGAAVLGPQRSKRSLPQPLRGIAR
- a CDS encoding polyribonucleotide nucleotidyltransferase, with translation MSVVEIEDGVYESTAVIDNGSFGTRTIRFETGRLAQQAAGSAVAYLDDETMLLSATTASKNPKDHFDFFPLTVDVEERMYAAGRIPGSFFRREGRPSTDAILTCRLIDRPLRPSFVDGLRNEIQVVVTVMSLDPQELYDVVAINAASMSTQLAGLPFSGPIGGVRVSLIDGTWVAFPTVEQGEKAVFDMVVAGRVLDDGDVAIMMVEAEATENVVELVAGGAQAPTETVVAEGLEAAKPFIKALCAAQQELADRAAKPTGEYPVFPDYGDDVYYSVASVATDELSKALTIAGKNERDDRTNEIKAEVLERLAEQFAGREKEIGGAFRSLTKKLVRQRILTDHFRIDGRGVTDIRALSAEVAVVPRAHGSALFERGETQILGVTTLDMVKMAQQIDSLGPETSKRYMHHYNFPPYSTGETGRVGSPKRREIGHGALAERALMPVLPGIEEFPYAIRQVSEALSSNGSTSMGSVCASTLSLLNAGVPLKAPVAGIAMGLVSDDVEVDGNTERRFVTLTDILGAEDAFGDMDFKCAGTKDFVTALQLDTKLDGIPSQVLAGALSQAKDARLTILEVMAEAIDSPDEMSPYAPRITTIKVPIDKIGEVIGPKGKMINSITEETGAQISIEDDGTVFVGASDGASAQAAIDKINAIANPQLPKIGERFLGTVVKTTDFGAFVSLLPGRDGLVHISKLGKGKRIAKVEDVVKVGDKLRVEIADIDNRGKISLILVSEEDTAEPADEAPADAPVDAATASS